The following coding sequences are from one Sphingomonadaceae bacterium OTU29LAMAA1 window:
- a CDS encoding iron-containing alcohol dehydrogenase: MDLGERRLVTITNVGALTFGPGALQRCAADLVARKARSVMIITTKPTLFLCTPLVDALEAAGVAATLWHDMVGEPTIAEFGLALQAANDCGADAVVGLGGGSAMDVAKLVAALADRRQNIEDVFGTDLVLGRALWLACVPTTAGTGSEVTPIAILADEEEDLKKGIVSPHLVPDAAYLDPALTVSMPSAVTAATGLDALTHCIEAYANRFAHPLVDTYALAGITLISRFIERACADGSDLEARSAMMRASLYGGLCLGPVNTAAVHALAYPLGGEFHIAHGVANALLLPHVLRFNIETSPERYAEVAHALGATNTGQPAADALAGVERVVALADACGIRRRLSEFGIEREAIPRMAAAAMTVTRLLERNPRALTEADIRVIYEAAF; encoded by the coding sequence ATGGATCTGGGGGAACGGCGGCTGGTGACGATCACCAATGTGGGAGCGCTCACGTTCGGTCCCGGTGCGCTGCAGCGATGCGCCGCCGATCTTGTCGCGAGGAAGGCGCGATCGGTGATGATCATCACCACCAAGCCGACGCTATTCCTCTGCACGCCTCTCGTCGACGCGCTTGAGGCTGCAGGAGTAGCTGCAACGCTTTGGCACGATATGGTCGGCGAACCGACCATTGCGGAATTCGGACTGGCGTTGCAGGCGGCCAACGACTGCGGCGCGGATGCCGTGGTAGGCCTCGGCGGCGGCAGCGCAATGGACGTCGCCAAGCTGGTGGCGGCACTCGCCGACCGGCGGCAGAACATCGAAGACGTCTTTGGGACGGATCTCGTTCTCGGCCGTGCCCTGTGGCTGGCGTGCGTACCGACTACCGCGGGCACCGGCAGCGAAGTAACGCCAATCGCGATCCTTGCTGACGAGGAGGAGGATCTGAAGAAGGGCATCGTCAGTCCACATCTTGTTCCAGACGCCGCCTACCTCGATCCCGCCTTGACCGTGTCGATGCCATCAGCGGTAACCGCCGCAACCGGTCTCGACGCGCTTACGCACTGCATCGAAGCCTATGCAAACCGGTTCGCGCACCCACTCGTCGATACGTATGCTCTTGCGGGGATCACATTGATTTCCCGGTTCATCGAGCGTGCCTGCGCGGACGGAAGCGATCTCGAGGCACGGTCCGCGATGATGCGAGCCAGTTTGTATGGCGGTCTTTGCCTGGGACCGGTCAATACCGCGGCAGTACATGCGCTCGCCTATCCTCTTGGCGGCGAGTTTCACATTGCGCATGGCGTTGCCAACGCTCTCCTGCTGCCGCACGTGCTACGGTTCAACATCGAGACGTCCCCGGAACGATACGCTGAAGTCGCCCACGCGCTAGGGGCAACAAACACCGGGCAACCTGCCGCGGATGCGCTGGCAGGCGTGGAGCGCGTAGTGGCCCTCGCGGATGCATGCGGCATAAGGCGTCGCCTGTCCGAGTTCGGTATTGAACGTGAAGCAATCCCTCGGATGGCTGCCGCCGCGATGACGGTCACACGTCTACTTGAACGCAATCCCCGCGCCTTAACCGAGGCCGACATACGCGTGATCTATGAAGCTGCATTCTGA
- a CDS encoding GntR family transcriptional regulator produces the protein MVRRSSVVEDSTAPSKVGVLPAAATDSRRVKRSQGFVEEVFEIIRADIMSLAIPPDARISIDSLARRLDVSQTPIREALSMLEAIGLVTKRHFVGYCSAPQLNRLQLDQLYEVRLLLEPSAARLAAERMDDATLADIVALAKSMTPGESRVSYHNFADQDSEFHDRIAGGSGNPIIRDSLARLHSHLHIFRLRFHSEVTTEAVNEHAALIDALILRNPAAAEAAMREHITRSYARLVPAARD, from the coding sequence GTGGTGCGTCGTTCGTCTGTCGTGGAAGATTCCACCGCCCCGTCCAAGGTTGGCGTTTTGCCGGCGGCGGCCACCGATTCCCGCCGCGTGAAACGCTCGCAAGGGTTCGTAGAGGAAGTGTTCGAGATCATTCGGGCAGACATCATGTCCCTTGCGATCCCGCCCGATGCCAGGATCTCCATCGACAGCCTGGCACGGCGTCTCGACGTCTCGCAGACTCCGATCCGCGAGGCGCTCAGCATGCTCGAAGCGATCGGACTAGTCACCAAGCGCCATTTCGTCGGATATTGCAGCGCGCCGCAGCTCAATCGACTGCAATTGGACCAGCTCTACGAAGTCCGTTTGCTGCTTGAGCCTTCCGCCGCGCGACTCGCAGCGGAGCGCATGGACGATGCCACGCTTGCCGACATCGTCGCGCTCGCCAAATCCATGACACCGGGAGAGTCGCGGGTTTCCTATCACAACTTCGCGGATCAGGACTCCGAGTTCCATGATCGGATCGCCGGCGGCAGTGGCAATCCCATCATTCGTGATTCGCTCGCCCGCCTCCATTCGCACCTCCACATCTTCCGTCTGCGGTTCCACAGCGAAGTGACTACGGAGGCCGTGAACGAGCATGCGGCGTTGATCGACGCTTTGATCCTGCGCAACCCGGCCGCGGCAGAGGCAGCGATGCGCGAGCACATCACTCGGTCGTATGCACGACTAGTGCCTGCTGCACGGGACTAA
- a CDS encoding helix-turn-helix domain-containing protein, with translation MNELHSEELTGQSRTAAWNIAFAARMDCLTFACSRTEPFVGSLCDSDLGPLRIGRLRVTSTAAERQPPSPALRSAPAFLILIQLSGASEIGHHGHSETLREGDMILCDASSPLRLAVDAAAEMLLLRIPAATLKTHLPSPECFCGRALRSTEGVTSTATKMAVSLFEHLEAGLSLHYRERVAQHLLDVIATAYALAFHTPESQSSIVSGRCALVKLFIEQHLRDPDLTACMIASRLKLSPRYLRMIFAGEGETVSGYILRRRLEQCARQIGDPAWRGHSMTEIAFGWGFNSAPHFTRTFRDRFDMPPRDYRRLKLEDASQFRRPVIVGRDTRLDAQAA, from the coding sequence GTGAACGAATTGCACTCGGAAGAGCTGACAGGGCAGTCGCGCACGGCTGCGTGGAACATCGCCTTCGCTGCACGCATGGACTGCTTGACCTTCGCTTGCTCACGAACCGAGCCGTTCGTCGGATCGCTCTGCGACAGCGACCTCGGCCCGCTACGGATCGGCCGGCTGCGCGTGACCAGTACGGCGGCCGAACGCCAGCCGCCATCTCCTGCACTGCGCAGCGCCCCCGCCTTTCTCATCCTGATCCAATTGTCCGGGGCGAGCGAGATCGGCCATCACGGTCACAGCGAGACTTTGAGGGAAGGGGACATGATCCTGTGCGACGCATCCTCCCCTCTCAGGCTGGCGGTCGATGCCGCCGCCGAGATGCTGCTGCTGCGCATCCCCGCCGCGACGCTGAAGACGCATCTGCCATCGCCTGAATGCTTCTGCGGACGGGCGTTGCGGAGCACCGAAGGCGTCACCTCGACAGCGACAAAGATGGCGGTCAGCCTGTTCGAACATCTCGAGGCAGGGTTGTCGTTGCACTATCGTGAGCGCGTAGCGCAGCACCTGCTCGACGTCATCGCGACGGCTTACGCGCTGGCCTTTCATACGCCCGAGTCGCAATCCTCGATCGTCAGCGGGCGGTGTGCGCTGGTGAAGCTGTTCATCGAGCAGCATCTGCGCGATCCTGATTTGACGGCCTGCATGATCGCTTCGCGGCTGAAGCTGTCGCCACGTTATCTGCGGATGATCTTCGCCGGCGAAGGCGAGACGGTGTCAGGCTACATTCTGCGACGAAGGCTCGAACAATGCGCACGGCAGATCGGAGATCCGGCCTGGCGAGGACATTCGATGACCGAAATCGCTTTCGGCTGGGGCTTCAACAGCGCCCCGCATTTCACGCGGACGTTCCGCGATCGCTTCGACATGCCGCCGCGAGATTATCGACGGCTGAAGCTCGAGGACGCATCGCAGTTCCGGCGCCCTGTAATAGTTGGTCGCGACACTCGGCTCGACGCGCAGGCAGCCTGA
- a CDS encoding NAD-dependent succinate-semialdehyde dehydrogenase — MSRPNLLRTQAYHGGRWQSATSGETIKVTDPYTGTTIAEVPSLGEADIRDAIGAAERAFFGWSRVPHRERGALLRRWFSLIDDHKEDLARLITLENGKALKEARGEVAYASGFVELYAEEAGRILGEIIPPNMPGRRLAAEREPIGVCAAITPWNFPMAMLTRKMAPALAAGCTIVCRPASETPLTALALAVLAEEAGIPAGVLNVVTSEPALFGDIVTGSSVVRKITFTGSTPIGARLMAQSAPTIKRLSLELGGNAPLLIFDDADLEVAVETAMVAKFRNGGQSCIAANRLYVQHGIHDAFVAAFAARVSTLKVGDGFDPATDIGPLINRHAVDKVERHLDDAIAGGAHMACGGKAEDSLLSPPTLLHGVAADALLTREETFGPLAGIVRFDTYDQGLAMANDTPFGLAAYLCSTSERTIARAGRDLETGMVGINTGLISTAVAPFGGVKLSGLGREGSHHGLAEYLNFKYLCHAGL, encoded by the coding sequence CTGTCGCGCCCGAATCTGTTGCGCACGCAAGCCTATCATGGAGGACGCTGGCAGTCCGCCACTTCCGGTGAAACGATCAAGGTGACCGATCCTTACACGGGGACGACGATCGCCGAGGTGCCGTCGCTGGGCGAGGCCGACATTCGCGACGCCATCGGAGCCGCCGAACGCGCCTTTTTCGGTTGGTCGCGGGTGCCACACCGCGAACGCGGCGCCTTGCTGCGGCGCTGGTTCTCCCTGATCGATGACCATAAGGAGGATCTTGCCCGGTTGATCACGCTGGAAAACGGCAAGGCGCTGAAGGAAGCACGTGGAGAGGTCGCCTATGCGTCTGGCTTCGTCGAACTCTACGCCGAGGAGGCAGGCCGGATCCTAGGGGAGATCATACCGCCCAACATGCCGGGGCGGCGTCTGGCCGCCGAGCGCGAACCGATCGGCGTCTGCGCGGCGATCACGCCTTGGAATTTTCCGATGGCGATGCTGACACGCAAGATGGCACCCGCGCTGGCAGCGGGCTGCACGATCGTATGCCGGCCTGCGAGTGAGACACCGCTTACGGCACTTGCACTGGCGGTACTTGCCGAGGAGGCGGGCATTCCCGCCGGCGTCCTGAACGTCGTGACGAGCGAGCCGGCGCTGTTCGGCGACATCGTCACGGGCTCGTCCGTCGTTCGGAAGATCACCTTCACCGGTTCCACGCCGATCGGCGCGCGGCTGATGGCGCAATCCGCCCCCACCATCAAACGCCTCTCGCTCGAGCTTGGGGGCAACGCGCCGCTGCTGATCTTCGACGACGCGGATCTGGAGGTGGCCGTCGAAACCGCGATGGTCGCGAAGTTCCGGAACGGCGGGCAGAGCTGCATCGCCGCCAACCGCCTCTATGTCCAGCACGGCATCCACGATGCCTTCGTCGCGGCGTTCGCGGCCCGCGTGTCGACGCTGAAGGTTGGCGACGGGTTCGACCCCGCCACGGACATCGGCCCGCTGATCAACCGACATGCGGTCGACAAGGTGGAGCGGCATCTGGACGATGCGATCGCGGGAGGCGCGCACATGGCGTGCGGCGGCAAGGCAGAGGACTCGCTGTTGTCACCGCCGACGCTGCTGCACGGCGTCGCTGCCGATGCGCTCCTGACCCGCGAGGAGACGTTCGGACCGCTGGCGGGCATCGTACGCTTCGATACGTACGATCAGGGTCTAGCGATGGCGAACGACACCCCGTTCGGTCTTGCCGCCTATCTGTGTTCGACCAGTGAGCGCACGATCGCACGCGCCGGCCGTGACCTGGAAACCGGCATGGTCGGCATCAACACCGGCCTGATCTCGACTGCCGTCGCACCGTTCGGCGGCGTCAAGCTGTCGGGACTTGGGCGCGAGGGTTCGCACCACGGGCTCGCCGAATATCTGAACTTCAAATATCTCTGTCACGCCGGCCTCTAG